A region of Micromonospora chokoriensis DNA encodes the following proteins:
- a CDS encoding spore photoproduct lyase family protein: protein MTSPDAVDVNQPLAVDVPPAPHDASGERVPTRDLTGLAPPARPARRWTPGRVVATPAALEHPHGQRIAERVRALGIEVEHLRSNRLTGVRGATDRETYARAKATMAIVVSPPSRRALQPIAPSADWRVDLAEGCPAHCQYCYLAGSLSGPPVTRVYADLDDILAGLAPYAGRGTVTSRNARRADEGTTFEASCYTDPLALEHLTGSWRRAVRHFADWDAPVQLRWTTKYADVDTFVGLPHAGRTRVRFSVNCAPVGNRFEGGTARVPDRLAALRRLALDGYPVGLTIAPIIALPDWREAYGGLIDQVRAAVDGVPELDLTAELITHRFTPGSKEVLLGWYPRTRLEMDEEARSRKHGRFGAVKYVYPRDTMAELREWFTAELTARVPACRILYWT, encoded by the coding sequence GTGACCAGCCCGGACGCCGTCGACGTCAACCAGCCACTCGCCGTGGACGTACCCCCTGCGCCGCACGACGCCAGCGGCGAGCGGGTGCCGACCCGCGACCTGACCGGCCTCGCGCCGCCGGCCAGGCCCGCGCGCCGCTGGACCCCCGGCCGCGTGGTGGCCACCCCCGCCGCGCTGGAACACCCGCACGGGCAACGGATCGCCGAACGGGTGCGGGCCCTGGGCATCGAGGTGGAACACCTGAGATCCAATCGGCTCACCGGGGTACGCGGAGCCACCGACCGGGAGACGTACGCGCGGGCCAAGGCGACCATGGCGATCGTGGTGAGCCCACCCTCGCGGCGCGCGCTGCAACCGATCGCGCCCAGCGCCGACTGGCGGGTCGACCTGGCCGAGGGCTGCCCGGCGCACTGCCAGTACTGCTACCTGGCCGGGTCGCTGTCCGGCCCACCCGTCACCCGGGTGTACGCGGACCTCGACGACATCCTGGCCGGGCTGGCACCGTACGCCGGGCGGGGCACGGTGACCAGCCGCAACGCGCGGCGCGCCGACGAGGGCACCACCTTCGAGGCGTCCTGCTACACCGACCCGCTCGCGTTGGAGCACCTGACCGGCAGTTGGCGGCGGGCGGTGCGGCACTTCGCCGACTGGGACGCGCCGGTGCAACTGCGCTGGACCACCAAGTACGCCGACGTGGACACCTTCGTCGGGCTGCCACACGCCGGCCGCACCCGGGTCCGGTTCAGCGTCAACTGCGCCCCGGTAGGCAATCGGTTCGAGGGCGGCACCGCCCGGGTGCCGGACCGCCTGGCCGCGCTGCGCCGACTCGCGCTCGACGGCTACCCGGTGGGGCTGACCATCGCGCCGATCATCGCGCTACCCGACTGGCGGGAGGCCTACGGCGGGCTGATCGACCAGGTCCGCGCCGCGGTCGACGGGGTGCCGGAGCTGGACCTGACCGCCGAGCTGATCACCCACCGGTTCACCCCCGGCAGCAAGGAGGTGCTGCTCGGGTGGTACCCGCGTACCCGGTTGGAGATGGACGAGGAGGCCCGCAGCCGCAAGCACGGCAGGTTCGGCGCGGTGAAGTACGTCTACCCGCGCGACACGATGGCCGAGCTGCGTGAGTGGTTCACCGCCGAGCTGACCGCCCGGGTTCCCGCCTGCCGGATCCTCTACTGGACCTGA
- a CDS encoding MerR family transcriptional regulator produces MTSGPIERLRAVDLAATVGISVQQVRNYVEQGVLPPVGRTASGYRIFTTAHARALTVARRLAEGHGWIRTREIMAAVHSGDVPAALAALDGGHAELDRERAEIRRVLGAFETVLASSSHARPAPRRDARIGEVAAVVGVRTSQLRLWEDRGLLRPGRAPGTNYRVYDETELRAAQVIALLRRGAYPFAIIEAVLGELRTTGSPQRVRAELARREQELHARSLRRLRGSAALHDYLSARLDPHPIPRGDRRD; encoded by the coding sequence GTGACCTCCGGACCGATCGAACGGCTGCGCGCCGTCGACCTCGCCGCCACCGTCGGGATCTCGGTGCAGCAGGTGCGCAACTACGTCGAGCAGGGGGTGTTGCCGCCCGTCGGCCGCACCGCCAGTGGATACCGGATCTTCACGACCGCGCACGCGCGGGCGCTCACGGTGGCGCGTCGACTGGCCGAGGGGCACGGCTGGATCCGTACCCGGGAGATCATGGCGGCGGTGCACTCGGGTGACGTGCCGGCGGCCCTGGCGGCGCTCGACGGTGGGCATGCCGAGCTGGACCGGGAACGCGCGGAGATCCGCCGGGTGCTCGGCGCTTTCGAGACCGTGCTGGCCAGCTCGTCGCACGCCCGGCCCGCGCCGCGCCGCGACGCCCGCATCGGCGAGGTCGCCGCGGTGGTCGGGGTCCGGACCTCGCAGCTGCGCCTGTGGGAGGACCGCGGGCTGCTGCGGCCGGGACGCGCCCCGGGCACCAACTACCGGGTGTACGACGAGACGGAGCTACGCGCCGCGCAGGTCATCGCGCTGCTCCGCCGGGGCGCGTACCCGTTCGCGATCATCGAGGCGGTGCTCGGTGAACTGCGGACCACCGGCAGCCCGCAGCGGGTCCGTGCCGAGCTGGCTCGCCGTGAGCAGGAGCTGCACGCCCGCAGCCTGCGCAGGCTGCGCGGCAGCGCCGCGCTGCACGACTACCTGAGCGCTCGGCTTGACCCGCATCCCATCCCGCGGGGCGATCGTCGTGACTAG
- a CDS encoding arabinofuranosidase catalytic domain-containing protein produces the protein MKKRRLSRFLAAAGIPLLVAVGAGGYVVSDPPPARAATTGPCDIYASGGTPCVAAHSTTRALYGAYDGPLYQVRRSSDSTTRDVGVLSAGGYANAATQDSFCANTTCVITVIYDQSGRNNRLTQAPPGHFVGPAPGGWDNLADAKAAPVTVGGQKAYGVYIAPGTGYRNNNTNGVATGDQPEGIYAVVDGTHYNQWCCFDYGNAQTNNLADERAIMETVYFGANKQWGYGAGAGPWIMADLEWGLFSGVNAGYNNIASINHRFVTAMVKGEPNHWAIRGGNAQSGSLTTYFDGPRPNGYHPMKKEGAILLGIGGDNSITGRGTFFEGVLTSGYPSAATENAVQANINAAGYAPAGGGNPQQNVQVVGAQSGRCVDVPNGTTTNGTQVQLWDCISNSTAQRWTHTAGKQIQVYGNKCLDANGQGTTNGTQVIIWDCHGGTNQQWNLNANGTITGVQSGLCLDANGAATANGTKLILWSCNGQPNQQWSTRS, from the coding sequence GTGAAGAAGAGAAGGCTCAGCCGCTTCCTGGCCGCCGCAGGAATCCCGTTGCTCGTCGCCGTCGGCGCCGGTGGCTACGTGGTCTCCGACCCGCCACCGGCCCGCGCCGCCACCACCGGCCCGTGCGACATCTACGCCTCGGGTGGTACGCCGTGCGTGGCCGCGCACAGCACCACCCGGGCGCTGTACGGCGCGTACGACGGACCGCTCTACCAGGTCCGACGATCGTCGGACAGCACCACCCGCGACGTCGGCGTGCTGAGCGCCGGAGGTTACGCCAACGCCGCCACCCAGGACTCGTTCTGCGCCAACACCACCTGCGTCATCACCGTCATCTACGACCAGTCCGGCCGCAACAACCGCCTCACCCAGGCGCCGCCCGGTCACTTCGTCGGCCCCGCCCCCGGCGGGTGGGACAACCTCGCCGACGCGAAGGCCGCGCCGGTCACCGTGGGCGGCCAGAAGGCGTACGGCGTCTACATCGCCCCCGGCACCGGCTACCGCAACAACAACACCAACGGCGTCGCCACCGGCGACCAGCCCGAGGGCATCTACGCGGTCGTCGACGGCACCCACTACAACCAGTGGTGCTGCTTCGACTACGGCAACGCGCAGACCAACAACCTCGCCGACGAGCGCGCGATCATGGAAACCGTCTACTTCGGCGCCAACAAGCAGTGGGGCTACGGTGCGGGGGCCGGCCCGTGGATCATGGCTGACCTGGAGTGGGGGCTGTTCTCCGGGGTGAACGCGGGTTACAACAACATCGCCTCGATCAACCACCGCTTTGTCACGGCCATGGTCAAGGGCGAGCCGAACCACTGGGCCATCCGCGGTGGCAACGCGCAGTCGGGCAGCCTCACCACCTACTTCGACGGGCCACGCCCCAACGGCTACCACCCGATGAAGAAGGAGGGCGCCATCCTGCTCGGCATCGGTGGCGACAACAGCATCACCGGCCGCGGCACCTTCTTCGAGGGCGTCCTGACCTCCGGCTACCCGTCGGCGGCGACCGAGAACGCCGTCCAGGCCAACATCAACGCCGCCGGGTACGCCCCGGCCGGAGGCGGCAACCCCCAGCAGAACGTCCAGGTCGTCGGTGCCCAGTCCGGGCGCTGCGTCGACGTACCGAACGGCACCACCACCAACGGCACCCAGGTCCAACTCTGGGACTGCATCAGCAACAGCACCGCGCAACGCTGGACCCACACGGCCGGCAAGCAGATCCAGGTGTACGGCAACAAGTGCCTCGACGCCAATGGCCAAGGCACCACCAACGGCACCCAGGTGATCATCTGGGACTGCCACGGCGGCACCAACCAACAGTGGAACCTCAACGCCAACGGCACCATCACCGGCGTCCAGTCCGGGCTCTGCCTCGACGCCAACGGCGCCGCCACCGCCAACGGCACCAAACTGATCCTGTGGTCCTGCAACGGACAACCGAACCAACAGTGGTCCACCCGTAGCTGA
- a CDS encoding M15 family metallopeptidase yields MRTRVAVVLAVVALLGGCSRPEPRPAPASSAASQPPPAHPTPSSSPVERLPGFVVLTDFDPRIHADIRYATPHNFVGRPITGYREPLCLLTRQAAEALRRVQDAALAGGHSLKVYDCYRPQPAVDDFVAWAKRPDEQQTKAEFYPDVAKNRLFADGYIGAPTAHSRGSTMDLTLVDEPPASQPPYRVGQPLVACTAPRGQRFADNSIDMGTGFDCFDSRAHTADARISGAPRDNRRLLQRLMTDAGFVNYDREWWHYSLRDEPYPDTFFAAPVARSSVG; encoded by the coding sequence GTGCGTACCCGGGTCGCCGTCGTGCTCGCGGTCGTCGCGCTGCTCGGCGGCTGTTCGCGGCCGGAGCCGCGGCCCGCGCCGGCGTCGTCGGCCGCGTCGCAGCCGCCTCCGGCACACCCCACCCCGTCGTCGAGCCCCGTCGAGCGGCTGCCCGGCTTCGTCGTGCTGACCGACTTCGACCCGCGCATCCACGCCGACATCCGCTACGCCACACCGCACAACTTCGTCGGCCGTCCGATCACCGGCTACCGCGAGCCGCTGTGCCTGCTCACCCGGCAGGCCGCGGAGGCGCTGCGGCGTGTGCAGGACGCCGCGCTGGCCGGCGGGCACAGCCTCAAGGTGTACGACTGCTACCGCCCGCAGCCGGCGGTGGACGACTTCGTGGCCTGGGCGAAGCGCCCCGACGAACAGCAGACCAAGGCCGAGTTCTACCCGGACGTGGCCAAGAACCGGCTCTTCGCCGACGGGTACATCGGGGCGCCCACCGCGCACAGCCGTGGCAGCACCATGGACCTGACCCTCGTCGACGAGCCACCCGCCAGTCAACCCCCGTACCGGGTCGGGCAGCCGCTGGTCGCCTGCACCGCGCCCCGCGGGCAGCGTTTCGCCGACAACAGCATCGACATGGGTACGGGCTTCGACTGTTTCGACTCCCGGGCGCACACCGCCGACGCCCGCATCAGCGGCGCACCCCGGGACAACCGGCGGTTGTTGCAACGGCTGATGACCGACGCCGGGTTCGTCAACTACGACCGCGAGTGGTGGCACTACAGCCTGCGCGACGAGCCGTACCCGGACACGTTCTTCGCCGCGCCGGTGGCCCGCTCGTCGGTCGGCTGA
- a CDS encoding D-alanyl-D-alanine carboxypeptidase family protein: MRAALLAATTSALLLAPAPVAAAGASAAPTVRCPRVPVPAMSRPPRPSPPPAVPAQRVVGGAGLDTAGLVVPAGAPAPPGVSATSWLVADLDSGQVLGGCGPHEYGTPASVQKLLLAATMLPRLDPKETVTVTDEDMDIEPGSSAVGLVAGGRYTIETIWLGLLLNSGNEAANALARLGGGTDSAAGVRAMNEHAHHLGALQTHAVTPSGLDGAGQFTSAYDLALIARACFAEPTFRRYALTEQTSIPAQPAQRTKGFDIQNENQLIYRYPGALGGKTGFTDLARHTYVGAAERGGRRLVVTLLGAESAPKRGWEQGAALLDWGFTVPRDASVGRLVEPGELTATPSAAPSALAAPGAPRPAAASGPGHSGSGWLWVVTAVSGAGVLALMGGLLWRRRRRLP; this comes from the coding sequence ATGAGAGCTGCGCTGCTGGCGGCCACGACGTCCGCCCTCCTGCTCGCTCCCGCGCCGGTCGCCGCGGCGGGAGCCTCCGCCGCGCCCACGGTGCGGTGCCCCCGGGTGCCGGTGCCCGCGATGTCCCGTCCACCCCGGCCCTCGCCCCCGCCCGCCGTGCCCGCGCAGCGGGTCGTCGGCGGCGCCGGGCTGGACACCGCCGGCCTGGTGGTGCCGGCCGGCGCTCCCGCGCCACCGGGGGTCAGCGCCACGTCGTGGCTGGTCGCCGACCTGGACAGCGGCCAGGTGCTCGGCGGTTGCGGGCCCCACGAGTACGGCACACCCGCCAGCGTGCAGAAGCTCCTGCTGGCGGCCACCATGCTGCCCCGGCTGGACCCGAAGGAGACGGTCACCGTCACCGACGAGGACATGGACATCGAACCCGGATCCTCGGCCGTGGGCCTGGTCGCGGGGGGCCGGTACACCATCGAGACCATCTGGCTCGGATTGCTGCTCAACTCCGGTAACGAGGCCGCCAACGCCCTCGCGCGACTCGGCGGCGGCACGGACAGCGCCGCCGGCGTACGCGCCATGAACGAGCACGCGCACCACCTCGGCGCGCTCCAGACGCACGCCGTCACCCCGTCCGGGCTGGACGGGGCGGGCCAGTTCACCAGCGCGTACGACCTGGCGTTGATCGCCCGCGCCTGCTTCGCCGAGCCGACCTTCCGCCGGTACGCGTTGACCGAGCAGACGTCGATTCCGGCCCAGCCGGCACAACGCACCAAGGGTTTCGACATCCAGAACGAGAACCAGCTCATCTACCGGTACCCGGGTGCGCTCGGCGGCAAGACCGGCTTCACCGACCTGGCCCGGCACACCTACGTGGGGGCGGCGGAACGGGGAGGACGGCGGCTGGTGGTGACCCTGCTCGGCGCCGAGTCGGCGCCCAAGCGTGGCTGGGAGCAGGGTGCCGCCCTGCTCGACTGGGGGTTCACCGTGCCCCGGGACGCCTCGGTCGGCCGGCTGGTCGAGCCGGGTGAGCTGACCGCTACGCCGTCGGCGGCGCCGTCCGCGCTGGCGGCGCCCGGTGCGCCCCGGCCGGCGGCGGCCAGCGGGCCGGGACACAGCGGCTCGGGATGGCTGTGGGTGGTGACCGCCGTCAGCGGGGCGGGCGTGCTGGCGTTGATGGGCGGGCTGCTGTGGCGGCGTCGCCGGCGGCTGCCCTGA
- a CDS encoding LacI family DNA-binding transcriptional regulator, translating to MGADDGRRVTITAIAREAGVSVPTVSRVLNGRSDVAPGTRERVEELLRHHGYRRRTSRSVRRAGLVDLVFNDLDSPWAVEIIRGVEDVGHGAGLGTVVSAIHRQPTAARQWLQNLRTRATDGVIFVTSHLSPPLHAQLRRLNVPVVVVDPAGVPAMDVPTIGATNWAGGLAATEHLLSIGHRRIGFVAGPTHLLCSRARLDGYRAGLEAAGVPVDDALIYPGDFYHASGFSGATALLDLPDPPTAIFAASDQMAFGVHEAIRRRGLRVPDDVSVVGFDDLPEARWASPPLTTVRQPLVEMGRLAARTVLRLSQGEGIDSPRVELATELVVRDSTAAPPTGSPDPS from the coding sequence GTGGGCGCGGACGACGGACGCAGGGTGACCATCACCGCGATCGCACGGGAGGCCGGGGTCTCGGTGCCGACGGTGTCACGAGTGCTCAACGGTCGCTCCGATGTGGCCCCCGGCACCCGGGAGCGGGTCGAGGAACTGTTGCGGCACCACGGCTACCGGCGTCGCACCAGCCGCAGCGTTCGCCGCGCCGGCCTGGTCGACCTGGTCTTCAACGACCTGGACAGCCCCTGGGCCGTGGAGATCATCCGTGGCGTGGAGGATGTCGGGCACGGCGCGGGCCTCGGCACCGTGGTCTCCGCGATCCACCGGCAGCCCACCGCCGCCCGGCAGTGGCTGCAGAACCTCCGCACCCGGGCCACCGACGGTGTCATCTTCGTGACCTCGCACCTGAGCCCGCCGCTGCACGCGCAGCTACGCCGCCTCAACGTGCCGGTGGTGGTCGTCGACCCGGCCGGTGTTCCGGCGATGGACGTGCCGACCATCGGGGCGACCAACTGGGCCGGTGGGCTCGCCGCCACCGAACACCTGCTCTCCATCGGGCACCGACGCATCGGCTTCGTGGCCGGCCCGACGCACCTGCTGTGCAGCCGTGCGCGACTCGACGGTTACCGGGCCGGGCTGGAGGCCGCCGGGGTTCCGGTGGACGACGCGTTGATCTACCCGGGTGACTTCTACCACGCCTCCGGTTTCTCCGGCGCGACGGCGCTGCTCGACCTGCCCGACCCGCCGACCGCCATCTTCGCCGCCAGCGACCAGATGGCCTTCGGGGTCCACGAGGCCATTCGACGCCGAGGTCTGCGCGTGCCGGACGACGTCAGCGTCGTCGGCTTCGACGACCTGCCGGAGGCCCGCTGGGCGTCACCGCCGCTGACCACTGTGCGCCAGCCGTTGGTCGAGATGGGACGGTTGGCGGCACGGACGGTGCTGCGCCTGTCCCAGGGCGAGGGCATCGACTCGCCACGTGTCGAACTCGCCACCGAACTGGTCGTGCGGGACAGCACCGCCGCCCCGCCGACCGGGTCACCCGACCCGTCGTGA